TGAGTCACAGCGTGACGTGGAGCGCGCGGCTGATGAATCCCCGCGACAAAGTAACCCTTAAGTCCCGACATCAGGTAGCAGAAGGCGAGCGGGTTGGTGGTCTAGCCAGGTTATGACGGCTCCTTCACACGGAGCAGGTCGGCGGTTCGAATCCGCCCCAACCCATACGCGCTGCGCGCTTTTGTGAAGTAGCAAACCGCATGACGGGGAGGCTATACCCTTCCACCCCCTCAGCAATTCACTAAGTCACCGGCTACTTTTGTCCCAAATCGCCATACGTGGCGGGGTTCACCGAAAAGTAGTATATCCAATTACAAATAACCACCTGCTATCGATAAATAAAATATAGGCCCTATTGAAGCTCTATTTGTCAGACACGGCCGAGGAGACGTATCCCGCACTTGATTCTAAAACATGAATTAAATATTAATATACTGAAATGTTAAAATTAAATTGAGGATTTTATGACAAGACAGAGGAGTTAACTATTCAAAGAGATACGTTCACTTCGTGAGCCGTATCAACTCCAGCCAGGAACGTACAATACTATTCAAAAGGAATCGTGATCAATAATGCGTAACCTTTTGACTCGAACATCATTGTCTGTAGGAGAGTTATTGCTAGCGGTAGCGATTCTCATCGGAGCTGTTGGCGTGCTTGTGTACTTACTCCCAACTCCGATTCTGGTGTTAGGCGGGGCAATTATTCTGTTGTCAATCCTCATCTATTCAATTGGTTTTTTGAGCATCATACGCCAATACAGATTCTTGTATCGATTGAACCGAGTGCCGATCTTGGTGGTCTTTCTGGCTCCAGTAATTCTCACATTTATTTTCATACATGTATTTGATCTGTCTCTCTCGATTGCAAACTGGGTAATTTTGATTGCGCTTCTGTTGTCCCTGGCGACATACTGGTTAATCGTCCCGGCTGCTCTTTATGAACAACTACGAGAGCAGCAGGAAGAGACCGCGATCGAGGATTGGCCCAGTGTATGTGTACTTGTACCAGCATATAACGAGGAGGGATATGTTGGAGAGTGTATTGAATCTCTCTTGGCTATTGAGTATCCAACAGAATTGCTTGATATTGTTGTTATTGACGATGGAAGTACCGATAACACCTATCAAGAGGCAGCTAACTACGAGAGTGACGGAATACGTATTCTTCAGAAAGAGAACGCCGGGAAACATTCTGCTCTCAACTACGGTATGGAACGGACGAGTTCTGAATTTATCGTCTGTATCGATGCTGACTCTGTTGTTGATACAAAGGCGGTAAAAGAGCTCATACGTACCTATAGAACGTCGTCAAACCCAGGTGCGATCGCTGGCAATGTAGAGGTCGCAAATGCAGATTCATTCATAACACGAATACAAGCTCTTGAGTACATAATCGGGATTAATATGTTCCGGCGAGCGCTCAGTTTGCTTGGGCTTGTAAAAGTGGTCCCCGGTTGCCTTGGCATGTTTGACCGTAAGCTTGTCAATGAGATTGGTGGGTATTCAGGAGACACCGTTACTGAAGACTTTGACCTCACAATAGATATTCTCAAAGGAGGCCATAGAATCTACCACAGTAGTAATGCTGTCGCCCAGACAGAGGTTCCAGACACATGGCTTGATTTATATCGTCAACGCATCCGCTGGTTCCGTGGAAATGTACAGACAGTCCTCAAACACTGGCAAATTTTCAAAAATACCGATTTTGGAATCTTACATGTGGTGATGGCACCATACTTAATACTTTCAATGGTTATTATTCCTGGGTTAGGATTTGTGATCTCCGCTTACATTATTTGGATGCTCTTTTCTGGGGCCATAATCCAGTTGATTGGATTACTAGTGCTGTTCACACTCCTTCAATTACTGTTTTGTACACTTGCTATCCTAATCGAAGATGACGATCTGTCGCTTGTAAAGTATGCCCCGCTAACGGTTATCGGCTACAAACAGTTCCTGGATGTTATATTAGCAAAAGGGACACTGGATGTTATATTGAAAGACAGTTTCAGTTGGACGAGAGCTCAACGCATTCGACAGCGAGAGACCACTGAAAAAACAACTAATCAAGATGATTAAACCATAATAGTATTTATAAATAATAGATCCACAGTGGTTGGTCTCCCGAAGAGAGACTTCGGTCTGTACCCAGCCCGTAATCTATATTAAATATATTCCATATGTGATAGTTCTCTATAGTGTCACAACCAGAGTCGCCGGAGTTTAATCAGAGTGAGTTTCACTCAATGGTATCCCTTCGTTAAGTCTGTCTCCAAGTCTGACGATAGACAACGTTCGGGCTCGCCTCAATGAAACAATCCACCGAGCCTTCAGCCAGGATGGAACCACCCTCGTTGAAGCTCTCCCTGCGATGGGAAAGAGCTACGATGCTGTCGAGTGGGCTGAGAGTACGGGTAATCCACTAACAATCTTCACTTCTCGGCGAGAATTGTACGGACAGTACGAGAAGTGGTGTGAGGAACAAGGATTAGACTACCTCGTACTACCGGCGTTTCAACATGAGTGCGAAACCATCGGAGAGGATCATCCCATTGAGGCGAGAGTCAATGAGCTGTATGAGTCCGGCATTTCGGGAGCAGAAATTCACAGAGAAGCACAGCGGTACTTTGGGAGAGATCTCCCCTGCCAACTTGACGGCCCCTGTAGGTACATGGAGAAGCGGGAGTTCAATCCAGAAGAGTACGACGTACTGATCGGCCACTACCTCCAAGCTCACAATAGAGACTATCTCGAAGACCGCTATGTCGCGATTGACGAGTTCCCTGGTGACTCTTACTTCTTTGAGCCGACTCATAACGACGCAACAAGAGCGGTGAGTAACTACCTGAAAAGTGAGGATGGTCTCCCATTCAAGAACTGGAAAGATCTCCATCGTCGGCATGATAACGAAGAACACGAGCAAGTTGTCTCCGAGTGGAAGGAGGACTTAGGATTCTATTCCCACCGGGATACACGAGTTGTCCTCCAGCAGAGTCCCAACTTCCACGCCCATGCTCCGCTTCTAACCCACGCCGCTATCGAGTTTGAACTCTTGGAGAACGAGTGGGAATCTGCCCAACTCGGCTCCGGTCGAGTAGCAGTCAGAAGTCCCGAAGACGAGTGGACTGTTCTAATTCCTCCACCATTCTACGCCGCAGAGAGCGTCGTCGCTCTGGATGGAACTCCTACTATCTCGAAGTGGCGGATGGCCCTTGGAGAGAACTGGATAGAGCATGAAGAAGTCTTAGGTTCGGACGACAAGAAGCGTGAATACCTCCGAGACGTTCTCGGTCTCAAAATAAAGCAGACAAACGCTGGAGCGAAGCCGTATCAGAGTGGCTCTCACGTCAATGTCGATTCTGACGGCGCACTCTTGGAGAGCATCCACGAGAAAGAAGGATCACGTCCAGCTGTCATCACCTCAAAACAAGCGAAGGAACAGTACGAATCGACTGAGGTAGAACAACACATTGAGGTCGCGGAGCATTACGGGAACCTCAAAGGGAGTAATAAGTTCGCAGAAACTCGCCTTGGAGCGATCATCGGAAGTCCACATCCTCCTGAGGGAGAAGCAGTCATTCGATGGGGAGCGATTGATGGTGTAGCAATTTCACGAAAAGAGGACGAGAACGGTCGCGTCACGAAGGGTATGAACTTGGACTTCGGTAGATACGGGAACGCACTCTTCCGAGATGTTGTCGAGAAGGAAGTCCTCCAAGCGATCATGCGCTTTGGTCGGACCCCGAGTGAAGACGAGCATGGAGCGACAGTGTATGCTCACACCTCCCGTCTTCCGTATTGGGTGGAAGCTGACGAACGCTTGGAGGTCAACACGTGGTCTAAAGGGATGGTCGAAGTTGTGAACGCGATCCGTAACTCGGAGAAGTGGCCCGATGGTGAGTGGAAGAACGACGAGATTGCCGCGGATACCTCAGTCGGAGATCGACAGGTGGGCAAGCTGATGAAGGAATTGGACGAAGAGGGATACGTCACTCATCGTCGCGGCGGGCGCGGGAACGCGTATCATTGGTCGAATAAGCGGCTTGACGAGTTCTCGCGATACGGGCGCGTGGTGTAGGGTTATCGAACTCTGACGTACCATATTTATACGTGAAACCTCAGAAATAGTCGTTCGCGGAGTAGTAACGCATGGAGTCGGCACTATTCTCTTCCGTGTCCGTCACCGATTTTGACTATAGGACATAACTACCATACTTACATAATATAAATAATTCTGATATGTTGGCAGATACTCATCAGATCATCTTCGTTCGCAGTTGACAGTCATACACGCATGTTTCATCAATGTGAATTAGTAACATGCAATCTCTCGTAGGTCTGATCCTTTGAGTCAGGGTACTGTTCGGAGCTTGATTGTACAGTTTATTGGGTAATAGTAATGGTAATAGTAATACAGCACAGCAGACCGCACACAACGCGCGCTACAGCACAGCAACGCAACAACAGCGCCCGCACACGTACGTACAACAACAGCACAGCAACAGATACAGCATAATAGTAACAGTCAACCCAAACCCTCCCCCTCAATGTGTTGTTACGTACGATTAATCCATACGCAAATACAAGATGGGTGTTGACCTACAAGATCGAGACGCGATTGCTCGGATGTACGTGATGGAAGGCGAGGAAGTGCCATATAATTCAGCGCGCTTCTAAGGCCGCTGGCAGTATCGCAGTCAAATCTCTCCGGTGTCCGAATGGTTCTGTTCATTTCCGTACGAAAACGTCGTGTGAGTCTTCTGAGCGTTTCGCCTTGCGAGAGTAACAGGAATAATACTAATATTTCTTATGCTACTACATTCATACCATATATCTTATACTACAGTTGGAACATTCGTCGATCTGTTGAGCGCGTCGATAGGTGACTCTCTCTCAGAGATTTTCGGTCTGAGGCCAAGAAATACGGGTCACAATAAGTCAAATTCTGTGGATACAGAGGTTCAGGAATGAGAGTGCATGGGAGATATTAAAAAACTTTATAGTATTAACAAATCATGAATGACACTGCGACTCAATCCCATCGGACACCGGAGAGGGGTATATAAACCCTTTACCATTAATAGTAGTGTAGGGGGACAGAGACAAATCCCGCCTCCTATATCTATTATGCGAGAAACAACTATCAGCGTCAGCCATGCCGAAAAGGACGCACTCGACGATGCGCGACTTGCAATGTACAATACTGACGAAGTACCCTACGGAGCTGTAATTGACGAACTTGCTGGCCGGATAACTGGCGACAAGGAATAGCGACAGCTGCTGAATTTCAGATCTTATGTCGATTTCTAAATCTAACGAGCAGAATCCATATTGTATCGGTGAATCAGATAATGAGCAGTCCTGTTACTTTTGGACTCAAGACGACCGAGATTATTTCAAGGAACCTGGAGGTGAGATGTTGAATCTCTCACGACTGACAGCCTACGCAGAATATGGTGAGAAAGTCCACGAACTCGAAGTTCATCATGAAATTCCAGCCATCAAAGCAGACATACCCGAGTTCTTGGACCCGGTACCTCTTGGAGAACATAGACCGTCTCACTCTGGTCATCCGGTAGTCGAGGAAGACGGTATACCGCTACTTCGTGTTGACAGCTGACGGTAGCCGAGACGACTATGGCGGACACCACGAAACCGAACCAGGCGATCCGTCAAACCCAAACCACGCGGCACGTCGAAGGTTACCACTCGCACCATCATCGGTCAAGGTAGAACGACTACCAGACCCACTCACAGAGTTCGGAGAGCCACTATCCATTGAGGAAGCACGAGAGGCGTACCTACGTACTCAACGAGCCTCATGGAACTCTGATAATCGTACATCGAAGTACGAGCGCCATCGGTATAGTCTCTATCCGAGAATCCTCGATGCCGACCGACATTTTCAGTCAGAGTTCGATGGGCTGACTACAGCGATGCTATCCCGACGGCTTTCACCCATTGACGAGGCAGGGAACTGGCTCACTCCCTGGGAATGTAACGAAATGCTACATGGAGGGAGTATTCATCGCTCGGTTCGAGAAGCCGTAGACTACCAACTTGACAGGTTCTCATACGAATGGGTTGCCGTGACAGCGCCAACTCAAAGTGCTGGTACTCCGCATGAACACGTCTACTTCTGGATTGACGATCCTGACAACAAGGTGATGACAGAGTACTTCGAGACTGGGCTTGAGAGACACTTGGACCACTGTGTCAACGCCTACCAGAAACATCACCAGTATCGGACTGACGGATCAGGTGGAGCGATGACAGTTCAACATAGTCCGGAAGTTGTCAAAGAAGCGCCGGATAAGGTTCATGAGATTCTCGAAGAGAGTTCACCACGACCGAACACGCAAGGATCACAGTATCTCGCTTCTCAGCTTGCTCATCTTCCTGTGGGGGACGTCTACGATGGGGGTAAAGAGAATCCCCCAGAGGCTCTGATCGAAGGGGCGGCTCTCTCATGGGCAAGTCCACGGAACTGGTTCCGAGCGAGTCGGGGAGTACCGTAGTTGTAGAGTTTCCGTTGGGTAGGCCATAGTCATCTCCTAAAGATTGGTCCGATTAGTTACACTGAAAATCTTTGAGTTACATCATTTGATAATTATTCCACAAATTATAATCAATATGGGTTTTGTGTCATTCATATGGATACTCCCGAAACGATAGAAGAAATATATGACTCATGGAATCCAGATAATGGAGGATTTGAAAGTGCTTGTTCAAAATGTCCCGTTAGGGATGAACGGGGTTGCCGTTCGCCATTCTATGGTCTTGGGACTTTTGACGATCGTGGTGAAGTAGATGTAATGCTGATTGGAGAATCTCCTGGAACAGCGAACCAGGAAGACGGTGCTAATCCATCAGTTTCCGAAATTCCAAAATTTCCAGAATTTTTCACGAAGAAGATATCGGATGGTTTCGGAGAAAATAGCCCACACTTACATCCATTTACTAATGAGCTACAAGAAAAAAACCATGTTTATTACACAAATTTGCTGAAGTGCAACAAGTTGGCTGTCCCCGATGATGGAGATTCTTGGTTACCCGTTAGGATCTTGAACGAACAATCTGAGCCTACAGGTCGCCATTCTGATCTAAATGATCGTGCGAAGAGAATCTGTATGAATTACCTTATTACTGAGATAATCCGGTTGAATCCTGACGTGATTGTTCCGTTTGGAGGAAATAAGATGGTTAAAGAAGTATACGACCTTTTTGGAGTGTCAGTCCCCAATTTAAAAAAGGCGATTAATAATAGGAAGACATATTCGGTCAACCTTGCCTCCGATACCCACTCAAAGACATATTCAGGTACAGTTGTCCCATCTTATCATTTTTCTGAGAACCATTTCAAAAGTAGAGTAACGAATATTTCTGGCGTCTCGGGCGACTCGGTGGATGAAGTGCGAGGCCAGTATTGGCCTATAATTACCCAGATGATAGAACAAGAGCTGTAATTTGCCAACGCGAAGTTCTTCGCCCAACGTTTGATGGACGAGAGCGAGAATAAGCTGAGTCCACAACCTGCTGATCCTGTTCATTTGGAGTCTGTGAGCCGGGTGTGTTCCAGATTGGCTCGCCATAGTTCTATTACGGTGACAAGACCGATAAAACCGGTTACAGAGAGCCACGGAATCACCGCCAGATCATAGTTGACGTATTCAAACTACCATGGCTAAGCCGTTTTCCGTGGAATAGCTCATAGTCGTCTCCAAACTGATAAGAACCTGAACTATTCTATACACTACCAATATTGCCCCTCCAAGATTAGCTGTTATCCAGCCAAATTGTAAGCTACCCGAATAGTTATACAGTTATCATGTGTTGTCTGTGAGCGGATGGCACCCCAGACACAGACGATAACTGTAGACCGCATGAGTAACAGCGGTAACGCCATCGCTCACCAGCAACATGCTGGTAAAACCGTCCTCGTTCCTGCTGGAGAGGTCGGTGTAGAATACGACGTGCGATTGGTCGATCAGGGGTCTCACTTCGAGGCGCGACTGGTTGACCGTACTGAGCAGACTCAACCCTCGCAACCAAGCATTAGTCCCGACACGAGTAACGTCGGCAAGGGACGCGGGTCAGACTCTCACTCTCATAAGATTCAGTCGTCACCAGCTGGTGGCCGACTGCGTGGGACTCCTGGTGGGTCTGGGAAGGCGCAACGTCGACGTATGTCTCAACGGAAGAAGTAGAGACTGCGAGCGGAGCGATTATTTTTTAGTTCATTTCTGACGCCGAGATACAGCTGAAACTACATCGCCTCAAAGGATTGATTCTCCGGAGAGGTTCCTCCCAAATCGGCTGTCCAAAGACAAAGACCGGTCTTTAATTCTTTATATCAATAATCTTATATATCTGTAGATACTATGATCAAACACGAATGACAGACGAAAATGCCGGACGTCAGCAGGTCGAACAAGACGATATTGATCTCACAGAGTGGGTCCTTGGATTCGAAATTCGAGTGGACGGGGACATGGTGGGAGCTATCGAAGGAGAACCAGGAACTATCGAGTATTTCACGGTCATTCCAAACCCCAAGTATGAGCATCTCAAGCAAGCCGCGCTCAACGAGTTCATCGAAGAAAGCCGGAATCACGGTGCTACCGAGATCGTTACGAGCGGTCTGATGGAGCCTTCGGTTATCCCAACGCTTGAA
This genomic window from Halorubrum sp. PV6 contains:
- a CDS encoding uracil-DNA glycosylase family protein, translated to MDTPETIEEIYDSWNPDNGGFESACSKCPVRDERGCRSPFYGLGTFDDRGEVDVMLIGESPGTANQEDGANPSVSEIPKFPEFFTKKISDGFGENSPHLHPFTNELQEKNHVYYTNLLKCNKLAVPDDGDSWLPVRILNEQSEPTGRHSDLNDRAKRICMNYLITEIIRLNPDVIVPFGGNKMVKEVYDLFGVSVPNLKKAINNRKTYSVNLASDTHSKTYSGTVVPSYHFSENHFKSRVTNISGVSGDSVDEVRGQYWPIITQMIEQEL
- a CDS encoding glycosyltransferase family 2 protein, with protein sequence MRNLLTRTSLSVGELLLAVAILIGAVGVLVYLLPTPILVLGGAIILLSILIYSIGFLSIIRQYRFLYRLNRVPILVVFLAPVILTFIFIHVFDLSLSIANWVILIALLLSLATYWLIVPAALYEQLREQQEETAIEDWPSVCVLVPAYNEEGYVGECIESLLAIEYPTELLDIVVIDDGSTDNTYQEAANYESDGIRILQKENAGKHSALNYGMERTSSEFIVCIDADSVVDTKAVKELIRTYRTSSNPGAIAGNVEVANADSFITRIQALEYIIGINMFRRALSLLGLVKVVPGCLGMFDRKLVNEIGGYSGDTVTEDFDLTIDILKGGHRIYHSSNAVAQTEVPDTWLDLYRQRIRWFRGNVQTVLKHWQIFKNTDFGILHVVMAPYLILSMVIIPGLGFVISAYIIWMLFSGAIIQLIGLLVLFTLLQLLFCTLAILIEDDDLSLVKYAPLTVIGYKQFLDVILAKGTLDVILKDSFSWTRAQRIRQRETTEKTTNQDD